One Calditrichia bacterium DNA window includes the following coding sequences:
- a CDS encoding dicarboxylate/amino acid:cation symporter — translation MFQKLFEMELHTKIILGMILGGFAGFIYGNEIVEVKPVGTAFIRLIQMIVVPLVLASLISGTASLGDIKKMKRIGSKTLVYYLCSTAVAISIGLIFANIFQPGSGMSPDVQAKLLESYGGAAGEKVAAAQGSVSIVDTFLNMIPKNPVEALASASMLQVIFFSIMTGIALTILPKDKAQPVINFFDGLFEAMIKIVVIVIEIAPYGVFALIADAVGSFGLEILASLLKYTLVTAVALFAVLMIYPFVVKLFSGMSPRMFMRGIRPAQLVAFSTSSSGATLPVTMECSEDNLGVSKEVASFILPLGATVNMDGTALYQGVATIFIAQVYGIPLDLGAQLMVVLTATLASIGTAAAPGVGILMLVIVLQQVGVPLEGIALILAVDRLLDMLRTVVNITSDATASVIVAATEGQLHEPPNESKGV, via the coding sequence ATGTTCCAAAAATTATTTGAGATGGAGCTACACACAAAAATAATTTTGGGGATGATTCTCGGTGGATTTGCGGGATTTATTTACGGTAACGAAATTGTGGAAGTAAAGCCGGTTGGAACGGCGTTTATTCGGTTGATCCAAATGATTGTTGTGCCGTTGGTGCTGGCATCGCTGATCAGCGGAACCGCCAGTCTCGGCGATATCAAAAAAATGAAGCGCATCGGCAGCAAAACGCTGGTGTATTACCTCTGCTCAACGGCAGTGGCGATCTCGATCGGGTTGATATTCGCCAATATTTTTCAGCCGGGCAGTGGCATGTCTCCTGATGTGCAGGCAAAATTGCTGGAAAGTTACGGCGGTGCCGCCGGCGAAAAAGTGGCTGCGGCACAGGGCAGCGTATCGATTGTCGATACATTTTTGAATATGATACCCAAAAATCCGGTGGAAGCGTTAGCTTCTGCCAGCATGTTGCAGGTGATCTTTTTTTCGATAATGACCGGTATCGCACTGACCATTTTGCCGAAAGACAAAGCTCAGCCGGTGATCAATTTTTTTGACGGTTTGTTCGAAGCGATGATCAAAATTGTGGTGATCGTGATTGAAATTGCGCCGTACGGCGTGTTCGCGCTCATCGCGGATGCTGTCGGTAGCTTCGGGCTGGAAATTCTGGCATCGCTGTTAAAATATACGCTGGTTACCGCAGTCGCATTGTTTGCAGTGCTGATGATTTATCCGTTTGTTGTCAAACTGTTCTCCGGAATGAGCCCCAGGATGTTTATGCGCGGTATTCGTCCGGCGCAGCTGGTGGCATTCAGCACCAGTTCCAGCGGCGCAACGCTGCCCGTTACGATGGAATGTTCGGAAGATAATCTTGGTGTTTCCAAAGAGGTTGCCAGCTTTATTTTGCCGCTCGGCGCAACTGTAAACATGGACGGAACGGCGTTGTACCAGGGTGTGGCAACCATTTTTATTGCACAGGTTTATGGCATTCCGCTGGATTTAGGCGCACAATTGATGGTGGTGCTCACCGCTACGCTGGCATCCATCGGCACTGCTGCTGCGCCGGGAGTCGGCATTTTGATGCTGGTGATAGTGTTGCAGCAAGTTGGTGTTCCGCTGGAAGGCATTGCGCTGATTTTGGCGGTTGATCGATTACTCGATATGCTCCGGACAGTTGTGAACATCACCAGCGATGCAACTGCATCGGTAATTGTTGCCGCAACCGAAGGCCAACTGCATGAGCCGCCGAACGAAAGCAAGGGGGTATAA
- a CDS encoding aminotransferase class I/II-fold pyridoxal phosphate-dependent enzyme, protein MTDKNKDQPQVNKAPSYSSDKSNGKRNQSPQIYLNLNVRGLPQSATLTINELSASLIKNGKKVYKLGLGQSPFPVPEEVVAALQTHAHEKDYLPVKGLPELRAAVAGFHRRKEGINFKAENVLIGPGSKELMFIVQLVYYGDLVIPTPSWVSYAPQAQIIGRHIRWVPTRLTNSLNLMPEDLEKLCEPDPDRPRIVILNYPNNPSGSTYTTDELKAIAKVARKYRIILISDEIYGEMHHKGQHVSIARFYPEGTIISSGLSKWCGAGGWRLGTFTFPESLNWLRDAMSVVASETFTATSAPIQYAAVQAFNGSEKIEKYLARSRKLLSALGRYLARRLQKAGVALPEPKGGFYLYANFNSFREALNRRGIYTSDELCHQLLNDTGVAILPGSVFGSQPETLTARLAYVDFDGEKALAGVATLPPAKVIDVEFLREYCPNVVTAVDLICDWLATK, encoded by the coding sequence ATGACAGATAAAAATAAGGATCAGCCCCAGGTTAATAAAGCGCCAAGCTATTCATCGGATAAAAGTAACGGGAAACGCAATCAATCTCCGCAAATTTACCTGAACCTGAATGTTCGGGGATTGCCGCAATCCGCCACGCTGACCATCAATGAATTGAGCGCTTCGCTGATCAAAAACGGTAAAAAAGTATATAAATTGGGATTGGGACAATCGCCTTTTCCGGTACCGGAGGAAGTCGTTGCTGCGCTGCAAACGCACGCTCACGAAAAAGATTATTTGCCGGTGAAGGGATTGCCGGAGCTCCGGGCCGCAGTTGCCGGGTTCCATCGCCGCAAAGAAGGTATCAATTTTAAAGCTGAAAATGTACTGATTGGCCCGGGTTCCAAAGAATTGATGTTTATTGTTCAGCTCGTGTATTACGGTGATTTGGTGATACCGACGCCCAGTTGGGTATCGTACGCACCGCAGGCGCAGATTATCGGGCGGCACATTCGTTGGGTGCCCACCCGGTTGACCAATAGCCTGAACCTCATGCCGGAAGATTTGGAAAAATTGTGCGAACCCGATCCCGATCGCCCGAGAATTGTTATCCTCAATTACCCCAATAATCCCAGTGGCAGCACTTACACGACGGATGAACTGAAAGCAATTGCCAAAGTTGCCCGCAAATATCGTATCATTTTAATTTCCGATGAGATTTATGGCGAGATGCACCACAAAGGGCAGCATGTTTCCATCGCGCGATTTTATCCGGAAGGCACAATTATCAGCAGTGGATTGAGCAAATGGTGTGGTGCCGGCGGCTGGCGATTGGGCACTTTTACGTTCCCGGAATCCTTGAATTGGTTGCGCGATGCCATGTCTGTGGTCGCCAGCGAAACCTTTACGGCAACATCTGCGCCGATTCAATATGCCGCCGTGCAGGCGTTCAATGGCAGCGAAAAAATTGAGAAGTATCTGGCGCGATCCCGGAAATTGCTCAGTGCGTTAGGACGCTATCTCGCCCGGCGGCTTCAAAAAGCCGGCGTTGCGTTACCGGAGCCAAAAGGCGGATTTTATTTATACGCCAATTTTAACTCATTTCGCGAAGCACTGAATCGCCGGGGAATTTATACCAGCGATGAACTTTGCCATCAATTGCTCAACGATACCGGCGTTGCCATTTTGCCGGGCAGCGTATTTGGCAGCCAGCCGGAAACGTTGACCGCCCGGTTGGCTTATGTGGATTTTGATGGCGAAAAAGCCTTGGCAGGTGTTGCGACATTGCCACCTGCCAAAGTTATCGATGTAGAATTTTTGCGGGAATATTGCCCGAATGTTGTTACCGCTGTGGACCTGATTTGCGATTGGCTGGCTACAAAATAA